From a single Fluviispira sanaruensis genomic region:
- a CDS encoding DUF932 domain-containing protein, giving the protein MFLNPYSHKEPFSMSELIKRVPAAFAQNASQDVSHKYNFISTEQVINALNEGGFHPYYAMQGRSRKEGKELVAKHVVKFRKEGTQLIRGDLIPEIVLSTSHDGTSAFRLDFGIHRVICSNGLVAPSSFAVSRSVRHKGYNDGDIIDAAFEVLSNCPDVEKNVTEMNKLILTEREREVFAEASLLLKYNDDDIEETLKENFSPTPSLLLVNRRRGDSGKDLFSTFNVIQENLIKGGQLFFGKDKSGFKVKKTTRPVKSVIEDLKLNKALWTLANKMLEIRS; this is encoded by the coding sequence ATGTTTTTAAATCCATATTCACATAAAGAACCATTTTCAATGAGTGAGCTAATTAAAAGAGTTCCAGCTGCATTTGCTCAGAATGCAAGTCAGGATGTGTCACATAAGTATAACTTCATTTCTACGGAGCAAGTAATCAATGCTCTTAATGAGGGAGGTTTTCATCCCTACTATGCTATGCAAGGTCGTAGTAGAAAAGAAGGAAAAGAATTAGTTGCAAAACATGTTGTTAAGTTTAGAAAAGAAGGGACTCAACTGATAAGAGGCGATTTAATACCTGAGATTGTTTTATCCACTTCACATGACGGAACAAGTGCATTTAGACTTGATTTTGGAATCCATCGAGTAATTTGTAGCAATGGATTAGTTGCACCTAGTTCTTTTGCAGTCTCTCGTTCAGTTCGACATAAAGGATATAATGATGGCGATATTATCGATGCTGCTTTTGAAGTCCTTTCAAACTGCCCTGATGTTGAAAAAAATGTAACAGAAATGAATAAATTAATTTTAACTGAGAGAGAGCGTGAGGTATTTGCTGAGGCTTCTCTATTACTCAAATATAATGACGATGACATAGAAGAAACATTAAAAGAAAATTTTAGTCCTACACCTAGTTTACTTTTGGTAAATAGGCGTAGGGGAGATAGTGGAAAAGATCTTTTTTCTACTTTTAACGTCATACAAGAAAATTTAATAAAAGGCGGGCAGTTATTTTTTGGAAAAGATAAAAGTGGTTTTAAAGTAAAGAAAACGACCAGACCTGTAAAGTCCGTAATAGAAGATCTAAAACTTAATAAAGCTCTGTGGACTCTAGCAAATAAGATGTTAGAGATCCGCTCTTGA
- a CDS encoding type IV secretory system conjugative DNA transfer family protein — MLGESKANQINYGTVVTKSNFFLRVKKTIEIIFLSFMITLIPYFFIVKYSYKGGISEYFGTILHTVGSKIFTLITNLIHPFISSLNIPVTTSQASEVESIYDKILYEHNEYFIMTVSAYIFVSTVLSYYMLIWMKKKGEQLNDGQRVRSDEVAITDEKGLIKLIKSRVKNKKNNTEFSKYDLFFSKNLRIPFMDWFTHFAVCGSSRTGKSNFIKSMLTQARAAKMKGCIVDVDGDYLEIFYKPGDIILSLYDVRSMAWDFWHEPSVPASFFSDALLSPEKDSTEFFDTAGGKLLASLIRLSNSHEEFWKILCLDEESLLKLLDDNKDPIVKKYIGRAGSDQGIGAVASSIKNLDFVKFLNHHPRTIAASENKEMEWFSFYEWVKRNDDSFVFIIAKDNEWEESKPLIKVQVETFVSAMFERGESRDNIPVVLVMDELHKIGKLQVMEQLLSRGSKFYLTAFAGYQNNAQVESIFGQSQAKSIFTGLQNLVAFKCTDAELANQISERLGKIEVEITEGSMSSQNSGSNVSIRSKDKSNVSANQIMSLEKNCAWVKLAYYPPCYLSFDYVNYEKAKNEDGTIVQKTISVRSKKSWIEEVKPLEYYFGKNELKKLIDSYANYTRYSDIEKVATITEILREIAFKVKHNEYSIGDVRYSFEVDDENITILKEENDEIIFSKVIKRSKKKEKKKDNAEEIREGIPDIGTTDQYYPQNEVTINLPDDEYI, encoded by the coding sequence ATGTTGGGTGAAAGCAAAGCCAATCAGATCAACTATGGTACCGTTGTAACAAAATCTAACTTTTTTTTACGCGTTAAAAAAACGATAGAAATAATTTTTCTATCCTTTATGATTACCCTTATTCCATATTTTTTTATTGTAAAATATTCATATAAAGGAGGAATATCTGAATATTTTGGTACAATCTTACATACAGTTGGCTCAAAAATTTTTACGCTCATTACAAATTTAATTCATCCATTTATCAGTTCATTGAACATACCTGTAACAACTTCGCAAGCAAGTGAGGTTGAAAGCATCTATGACAAGATACTTTATGAGCACAACGAATATTTTATTATGACTGTCAGTGCGTACATTTTTGTCTCTACCGTTCTCTCATATTACATGCTTATTTGGATGAAAAAAAAAGGAGAGCAATTGAATGATGGTCAAAGAGTGCGAAGCGATGAAGTCGCTATTACGGATGAAAAAGGACTCATTAAACTTATAAAATCACGTGTGAAGAATAAAAAAAACAACACAGAATTCTCAAAATATGATCTATTTTTCTCTAAAAATCTCAGAATACCATTTATGGATTGGTTCACTCATTTTGCCGTTTGTGGCTCCTCTCGTACGGGGAAATCAAATTTTATCAAGTCAATGCTCACCCAAGCACGCGCCGCAAAAATGAAGGGATGCATTGTGGATGTTGATGGAGATTATTTAGAAATTTTCTATAAACCAGGTGATATAATTTTAAGTTTATATGATGTGAGGAGCATGGCTTGGGATTTCTGGCATGAACCTTCCGTGCCAGCATCGTTCTTTTCAGATGCATTACTATCCCCTGAAAAAGATTCCACAGAGTTTTTTGATACAGCTGGAGGGAAACTATTAGCATCGTTAATTCGACTTTCAAACTCTCATGAGGAATTCTGGAAGATTCTTTGCCTCGACGAAGAAAGCCTTTTAAAACTTTTAGATGACAATAAAGACCCTATTGTTAAAAAATATATTGGTCGCGCAGGATCAGATCAAGGGATTGGTGCAGTCGCTTCGTCAATTAAAAATCTCGATTTTGTGAAATTTTTAAATCACCATCCAAGAACAATTGCAGCAAGTGAAAACAAAGAAATGGAATGGTTTTCATTCTACGAATGGGTGAAAAGAAACGATGACTCCTTTGTTTTTATCATCGCTAAAGACAACGAGTGGGAGGAGTCAAAACCTTTAATTAAGGTTCAAGTTGAAACTTTTGTTTCTGCTATGTTTGAAAGAGGAGAGTCTAGAGACAATATTCCTGTTGTTCTTGTCATGGATGAACTCCATAAAATTGGAAAACTCCAGGTTATGGAACAGCTTCTCAGTCGTGGTTCAAAATTTTATCTAACAGCATTTGCTGGGTACCAAAACAACGCTCAAGTAGAGTCTATTTTTGGCCAAAGCCAAGCTAAATCCATTTTTACAGGGCTCCAAAACCTAGTCGCATTTAAATGCACAGATGCGGAACTTGCTAATCAAATCTCTGAACGACTGGGAAAAATTGAAGTTGAAATCACAGAAGGGAGTATGAGTTCACAAAATAGCGGCAGCAATGTTTCAATCAGAAGTAAAGATAAAAGCAATGTCAGTGCTAACCAAATCATGAGTCTTGAAAAAAATTGTGCTTGGGTTAAACTCGCTTATTATCCTCCATGTTACCTCTCGTTTGATTATGTAAACTACGAAAAAGCAAAAAATGAAGACGGAACAATAGTTCAAAAAACGATTTCAGTTCGTTCAAAAAAGAGTTGGATAGAAGAGGTAAAGCCGCTTGAGTATTACTTCGGTAAAAACGAACTAAAAAAATTAATTGATAGCTATGCAAATTATACACGCTATTCTGACATCGAAAAAGTCGCAACAATTACTGAAATCCTCCGAGAAATTGCTTTCAAAGTGAAGCACAATGAGTACAGTATTGGCGACGTTCGCTATAGTTTTGAAGTCGATGATGAAAATATCACGATTTTAAAAGAAGAAAACGACGAGATCATTTTTAGTAAAGTAATTAAACGCTCTAAGAAAAAAGAGAAGAAGAAGGATAACGCTGAGGAAATTCGTGAAGGTATTCCAGATATCGGCACTACAGATCAGTATTACCCTCAGAATGAAGTGACAATAAATTTACCTGATGATGAATATATTTAG
- a CDS encoding ParM/StbA family protein, translated as MKSISIDSGSSYLKLYTILDGKEIEFSEASLIEEVPEHSQLKSKINVDGKWYVAGRIAELQKTNFQENPELGEFHGSLKQSIQWMHAFESKGLTGDYETLILSLPYDEFAKSDLRKSLKSKTRYEWLNAKNEHRSITFKSIEIVPQGVGALELYKKERGNDLPESLTLVDIGSCTTDVVSVIWDDVDEAYIYKEKGCTSIKDISTSVFIRKLSDKINEKRSLKIRIGYHELAKAINKQRFELQIGSEKIEFKEHYENLRKEFTESLAEKLKNLLGDAWRSTQNTILTGGGENFILPWDCERRTARMDIFANVKGQFMMV; from the coding sequence ATGAAGTCTATTTCAATCGATTCGGGTTCGTCATATCTTAAGCTTTATACAATTCTAGATGGCAAGGAAATTGAATTTTCTGAAGCCTCCCTTATTGAAGAAGTACCAGAGCATTCACAACTTAAAAGTAAGATAAATGTAGATGGAAAATGGTACGTAGCTGGTCGCATAGCTGAATTACAGAAAACAAATTTCCAAGAAAATCCTGAACTCGGAGAATTCCACGGTAGTTTAAAGCAATCCATACAATGGATGCATGCCTTTGAAAGCAAAGGTCTCACTGGTGATTACGAAACTTTGATACTCTCGTTGCCTTATGATGAATTTGCTAAATCAGACCTTAGAAAGTCTCTAAAATCAAAAACAAGGTATGAATGGTTAAATGCAAAAAATGAGCATAGATCTATCACTTTTAAATCAATCGAAATTGTCCCCCAAGGAGTCGGTGCCCTTGAATTATATAAAAAAGAAAGAGGTAATGACTTACCAGAGTCATTAACTCTCGTGGACATTGGAAGCTGTACAACCGACGTTGTTTCTGTCATCTGGGATGATGTTGATGAAGCATATATCTATAAAGAAAAAGGATGCACTTCAATTAAAGACATTTCAACCTCTGTCTTTATCAGAAAACTCAGCGATAAAATCAATGAAAAAAGATCTCTGAAAATCCGTATTGGATACCATGAACTTGCAAAAGCTATTAATAAACAACGTTTTGAACTGCAAATCGGCAGTGAAAAAATAGAGTTCAAAGAGCATTACGAAAACCTTCGTAAAGAATTTACAGAATCTCTTGCTGAGAAATTAAAAAATTTATTAGGCGATGCTTGGCGCTCTACACAAAATACAATCCTTACTGGTGGAGGAGAAAACTTCATACTTCCGTGGGATTGCGAAAGAAGAACTGCTAGGATGGACATATTTGCGAATGTCAAAGGCCAATTTATGATGGTATAG
- a CDS encoding response regulator transcription factor → MSDKTILIIDDCDFERSILVKGLKLKGGYSLIEAKSGEECLELISQTKISIILMDIIMPGILGSEVLKKIRIKFNPIELPVIMITSKSETSDIIDCLQNGANDYITKPINLDIAMSRISIHLKITELSNEMAKLKEIASLNAVITTYNHEINNALSIAISCFNGKIIESEVKVEKLLNTLWRIADIVKKIKIASEKKEIEYEDYTESSKMLKIHES, encoded by the coding sequence ATGAGTGATAAAACAATTCTTATTATCGATGATTGTGATTTTGAACGCAGCATTTTAGTTAAAGGCCTTAAGTTAAAGGGAGGTTATTCACTGATTGAAGCAAAGAGTGGAGAGGAATGCCTTGAACTTATTTCTCAAACTAAAATCAGTATTATTCTAATGGATATAATCATGCCTGGAATCTTAGGCTCAGAAGTTCTTAAAAAAATCCGTATAAAGTTTAATCCGATAGAGCTACCTGTTATTATGATTACTTCTAAATCAGAAACCTCAGATATTATTGATTGCCTCCAAAATGGAGCTAATGATTATATTACAAAACCAATAAATTTAGATATAGCTATGTCAAGAATTTCTATCCACTTAAAAATTACAGAGTTATCTAATGAAATGGCAAAATTAAAAGAAATTGCATCTTTGAACGCTGTAATTACGACATATAATCATGAAATCAACAATGCTCTTTCCATTGCTATAAGTTGTTTTAACGGTAAAATTATTGAAAGTGAAGTTAAAGTTGAAAAATTATTAAATACTCTTTGGAGAATTGCTGATATTGTAAAGAAAATAAAAATTGCTTCTGAAAAAAAAGAGATCGAATATGAAGATTATACTGAGTCTAGTAAAATGCTTAAAATTCATGAAAGTTAA
- a CDS encoding ATP-binding protein has product MLNDLEKYMKLYRFHGMLANIGDINTNKNLLSAAKTFLDWEISERNERKLNTAIKSTRLKKYGGFDLLNDFDWNWPKKIDKETILELCNLKFIKEHTNIVLIGSSGVGKTTIAKNIVHLAACSGYSSVFVEAADMLDDLLSEELRGPIRLKLEKYAKPDLLAIDEVGYLSYNTRHADILFQLIQKRSRNKSTIITTNRPFGEWSQLFPNAASVNALIDRIIERCEVIQIEAETYRGKRFTDRKKEKEERLKSLKK; this is encoded by the coding sequence ATGTTAAATGATTTAGAAAAATATATGAAATTGTATCGCTTTCATGGAATGCTCGCAAATATTGGCGATATTAATACCAATAAAAACTTATTATCTGCAGCAAAAACATTTCTTGATTGGGAGATATCAGAAAGAAATGAAAGAAAATTAAACACTGCAATTAAAAGCACACGGTTAAAAAAGTATGGAGGATTTGATCTTCTAAATGATTTTGATTGGAATTGGCCTAAAAAAATAGATAAAGAGACAATTCTTGAGCTGTGCAATTTAAAATTTATAAAAGAACATACAAATATAGTTTTAATCGGTTCGAGCGGCGTTGGAAAGACCACTATTGCAAAAAATATTGTGCATTTGGCGGCATGTTCTGGCTATAGTTCCGTTTTCGTAGAAGCCGCTGACATGCTAGATGATTTACTTTCAGAAGAATTACGAGGTCCAATCAGATTAAAACTTGAAAAATATGCGAAACCTGACTTACTCGCCATTGATGAAGTTGGCTACCTTTCTTATAATACGAGACATGCAGATATTTTATTCCAATTAATACAGAAACGTTCACGTAATAAATCAACAATTATTACAACAAATAGGCCATTTGGGGAATGGTCTCAACTTTTCCCTAATGCTGCTTCTGTCAATGCACTTATTGATAGAATAATTGAACGCTGCGAGGTGATTCAAATCGAGGCAGAAACTTATCGAGGAAAAAGATTTACTGATAGAAAAAAAGAAAAGGAAGAAAGATTAAAGTCTCTTAAAAAGTAA
- a CDS encoding transposase, producing the protein MVKKKSVKSQYSLEFKNQVLEVLENSPKSMAQIAREFGVSYPTLNSWKRSNSEKDNSNLMKNPDELRKLQRENDLLKKENEILKKAATFFAKQLD; encoded by the coding sequence ATGGTAAAGAAGAAATCAGTTAAAAGTCAATATTCTCTTGAGTTTAAAAATCAAGTCCTTGAAGTCTTAGAAAATAGTCCTAAAAGCATGGCTCAGATAGCTAGGGAGTTTGGGGTTTCCTACCCCACTTTGAATAGCTGGAAGCGATCTAATAGTGAAAAGGATAATTCAAATTTAATGAAAAACCCCGACGAATTGAGAAAACTGCAGCGAGAAAACGATCTTTTAAAAAAGGAAAATGAAATCCTAAAAAAGGCGGCAACCTTCTTCGCAAAGCAACTCGATTAA
- a CDS encoding type II toxin-antitoxin system VapC family toxin, whose amino-acid sequence MLLLDTSTMIFAASGMISIEKRILKDKDKIRLCAPSVAEFLQGTYSLPKGKNRQNEIKLYQDLFGDFPVLSFDYYAAQEFAKIHAEMKDKKIQPPGQIDIMISAIARLHNFKVITDNIKDFKRIPRLKSENWVK is encoded by the coding sequence ATGCTTCTCCTTGATACTTCCACTATGATTTTTGCTGCCTCTGGAATGATTTCCATCGAAAAAAGAATATTAAAAGATAAAGATAAAATTAGATTATGTGCACCGTCTGTAGCTGAGTTTCTTCAAGGGACATATTCTTTACCAAAAGGTAAAAACAGACAAAACGAAATTAAATTATACCAGGATTTATTTGGAGATTTTCCTGTTTTATCATTTGATTATTATGCTGCTCAAGAGTTTGCAAAAATCCATGCAGAAATGAAAGATAAAAAAATTCAACCTCCTGGTCAAATTGATATTATGATATCAGCCATTGCAAGGTTACATAACTTTAAAGTGATCACAGATAATATTAAGGATTTCAAAAGAATACCTCGACTTAAAAGTGAAAACTGGGTGAAATAA
- a CDS encoding helix-turn-helix domain-containing protein has translation MSKKGPEIQLEGPIGDLARRIGSVTKLAQKLGVEPRTIRNWAQGKRTPRGPAEILLNALFEQQSKGKLE, from the coding sequence ATGAGTAAAAAAGGTCCTGAAATTCAATTAGAAGGGCCAATTGGTGACCTTGCTAGACGAATAGGTAGCGTTACTAAACTTGCTCAAAAACTTGGAGTCGAACCGAGAACCATTAGAAATTGGGCGCAAGGTAAGCGAACTCCTAGAGGCCCAGCAGAAATACTGTTAAATGCACTTTTTGAACAGCAATCAAAAGGAAAATTAGAATGA
- a CDS encoding recombinase family protein, whose product MRIYGYARISTSDQNLSLQIHALEAAGVHEVISEVATGKSMERPQLKLLLAKLQKGDTLLVYRLDRLGRTLSGIMKTLEELTQRKIAYRSLSEPAIDSTKDDHFSQAMVGIMAVFAQLERDIICERVREGVAIAKAQGKMKGRGRPKALGELDVNSLMIESRKGERTVSDLCKKFRISRSTYYDIIKNNHFFKASNKNLAGLS is encoded by the coding sequence ATGAGGATTTATGGTTACGCCCGTATTTCAACTTCTGATCAAAACCTGTCCCTCCAAATCCATGCTCTGGAAGCAGCAGGTGTTCACGAAGTTATTTCGGAAGTTGCTACAGGTAAGAGCATGGAAAGGCCGCAGCTCAAATTACTTTTAGCTAAGTTGCAAAAAGGCGATACTCTGCTTGTTTATCGACTCGATAGATTAGGAAGAACACTTTCTGGAATCATGAAGACTCTTGAAGAACTTACCCAAAGGAAAATTGCATACAGATCCCTTTCTGAACCAGCTATTGATTCTACAAAAGACGATCATTTTAGCCAAGCTATGGTTGGAATTATGGCGGTATTTGCCCAATTAGAAAGGGATATCATTTGCGAAAGGGTGAGAGAAGGCGTTGCGATTGCAAAAGCTCAAGGAAAAATGAAAGGCAGAGGTCGACCCAAAGCCTTAGGAGAGCTTGATGTTAACTCACTAATGATTGAGTCTCGTAAAGGAGAGAGGACAGTAAGCGATCTATGTAAAAAATTCCGCATATCGAGAAGCACTTATTATGATATAATAAAAAATAATCATTTTTTTAAAGCTTCAAATAAAAATTTAGCGGGGCTTTCATGA
- a CDS encoding IS3 family transposase yields MLEKDNYSIFLLCKVMCVSRSGFYKWLECKDKNHHLDYSLEEVIKKIHTSSRGTYGRRRILSTLKKSFIKVGKKRVSKIMKKLNINGVGKPKFKTTTKVDRQAIHFPNLISGDFTSYKPNQLWTSDITYISTKEGWVYLCIILDTFSRAIIGWSIQDNLKREIVLNSLNMAYKKRSHFPKGIIFHSDKGSQYSSKEVRNYLKLNNFHQSMSNSCYENSITETFFSTLKKELVHRCNFITRKEAKSSIIEYIEVFYNRIRAHSALDYLAPLEYEENYEI; encoded by the coding sequence TTGCTGGAGAAGGACAATTATTCCATCTTTTTACTTTGTAAAGTGATGTGTGTTTCTAGGAGTGGATTTTATAAATGGCTTGAGTGTAAAGATAAAAATCATCACCTTGATTATAGCCTAGAAGAAGTAATAAAAAAAATACATACTTCTTCTAGGGGTACATATGGAAGGCGGCGCATTTTATCTACTCTTAAAAAATCATTTATTAAAGTCGGCAAAAAGCGTGTATCTAAAATTATGAAAAAACTAAATATTAATGGTGTAGGCAAACCCAAATTTAAAACAACAACAAAGGTTGATAGACAAGCAATACATTTTCCGAATTTAATTTCAGGCGACTTTACCTCCTACAAGCCAAATCAACTTTGGACTAGCGATATAACTTATATTTCAACGAAAGAGGGCTGGGTTTATTTGTGTATAATATTGGATACTTTTTCAAGAGCAATAATTGGTTGGAGTATACAAGATAATTTAAAAAGAGAAATTGTTTTGAATTCATTGAACATGGCATACAAAAAAAGATCTCATTTTCCAAAAGGAATTATTTTTCATAGTGACAAAGGATCACAGTACTCAAGCAAAGAAGTTAGAAATTATTTAAAATTAAATAATTTTCATCAAAGTATGAGTAATAGCTGCTATGAAAATTCCATTACAGAAACATTTTTTTCCACTTTGAAAAAAGAATTAGTGCATCGCTGCAATTTTATTACCAGAAAAGAAGCAAAATCTTCGATTATAGAATATATTGAGGTGTTTTATAATCGAATTCGTGCGCACTCTGCCCTTGATTATCTTGCGCCTTTAGAATATGAAGAAAATTATGAAATTTAA
- a CDS encoding site-specific integrase produces the protein MEKVWDDFNHWTEFLEAKDLSEASLREYKRDVRQFLEWLKGSGGGYSSAKNIGMCWQQSKTAEI, from the coding sequence ATGGAAAAAGTTTGGGACGATTTTAATCACTGGACAGAGTTTCTTGAAGCAAAGGATCTGAGTGAGGCGAGCCTGCGCGAATACAAAAGGGACGTCAGACAATTTCTTGAGTGGCTTAAAGGAAGTGGTGGTGGTTACTCTTCTGCCAAAAACATCGGCATGTGTTGGCAACAATCTAAAACCGCAGAAATATGA
- a CDS encoding GAF domain-containing hybrid sensor histidine kinase/response regulator: protein MKIAPLPSDEKERLVKLENYRILDSIPEQDFDDLTFLASHICKVPIALISLVDKNRQWFKSKIGLNASETSRDLAFCSHAILQEEVFIIPDSLKDERFHDNPLATGAPNVRFYAGAPLQTSSGHRIGTLCVIDNIPRDLTLEQIKALQALARQVISQLELRLSTANAENAIKTKSAFFANISHEIRTPMNGIIGMTNLLLDALVKPANIDKLKIIQNCSNSLLDLINDILDFSKLEVDKVELEINPFSLQSLVKEIVELLNVKASEKGITLSYQHNSSIPLVLIGDRMRIRQILMNLVSNALKFTAKGNIEILSQAILIDVKKWKISLSVRDSGIGISEDVINKLFVSFSQADASTTRKYGGSGLGLAISKRLCEKMGGTIWVESSVGKGSTFSFTFIAEEGNASQIDLSENPTPIFDPKMGLKLPLSILIAEDNHTNQLVVSGFLAKLGYQAAIVNNGKEVLESLEHNSYDLILMDCHMPEMDGFEATKEILLKYKDSKIPRIIALTASAMKEDIEQCFASGMNGFLGKPITMPSLIDIINRCTSNQTPLEIENTKLTEIKSTPTSFNKKAFLGNYLGMEDFSTTVIMDFLIAIPKLVSAVETSLQNKDPYALEIAAHTLVGALSNFFAESAISLAKKLEKMGHDKSIDNSMEIFQELSSKISILKYELRELINKEDIYE, encoded by the coding sequence GTGAAAATAGCCCCATTACCAAGCGATGAAAAAGAACGTTTGGTAAAACTAGAAAACTACCGTATTCTTGATAGTATTCCTGAGCAAGACTTTGATGATCTTACTTTTCTTGCTTCTCATATTTGCAAAGTTCCAATTGCTTTGATCTCACTTGTTGATAAAAATCGACAATGGTTTAAATCAAAAATAGGGCTTAATGCTTCTGAAACTTCAAGGGACCTTGCTTTTTGCTCACATGCAATTTTACAGGAAGAGGTTTTTATTATTCCTGATTCTTTAAAAGATGAGCGTTTTCATGATAATCCTCTAGCCACAGGAGCTCCAAATGTAAGGTTTTATGCAGGTGCACCCTTACAAACTTCATCAGGGCATCGCATTGGTACTCTTTGCGTAATTGATAATATACCACGCGACTTAACTTTAGAACAAATTAAAGCCCTGCAAGCTCTTGCAAGGCAAGTCATTAGCCAACTTGAACTCAGACTTTCAACAGCAAATGCAGAGAATGCTATAAAAACAAAATCAGCCTTTTTTGCAAACATAAGCCATGAAATTCGTACTCCGATGAATGGAATTATTGGTATGACGAATTTACTCTTAGATGCCTTAGTCAAACCAGCTAATATTGATAAGTTAAAAATCATACAAAATTGCAGCAATTCATTACTTGATCTTATTAATGATATACTCGATTTTTCAAAGCTTGAAGTGGATAAAGTCGAACTCGAAATAAACCCATTTTCCTTACAATCCTTAGTGAAAGAAATAGTAGAACTTCTTAATGTTAAGGCTTCTGAAAAAGGAATTACACTTTCTTATCAACATAATTCCTCAATTCCATTAGTCTTAATTGGTGACAGAATGCGTATTCGACAAATCCTAATGAATCTTGTTTCTAATGCGCTCAAATTTACTGCAAAGGGGAATATAGAAATTTTATCACAAGCTATTTTAATTGATGTAAAAAAGTGGAAAATTTCCTTGTCAGTAAGAGACTCTGGAATTGGCATTTCTGAAGATGTAATAAATAAACTCTTTGTTTCTTTTTCACAGGCGGATGCATCAACGACTCGTAAGTATGGTGGATCTGGATTAGGTTTAGCAATAAGCAAAAGGTTATGTGAAAAAATGGGTGGAACAATTTGGGTTGAAAGCAGTGTTGGTAAAGGTTCAACATTTTCGTTTACATTTATTGCTGAAGAAGGAAATGCTTCGCAAATTGATTTAAGTGAAAACCCTACTCCTATATTTGATCCCAAAATGGGCTTAAAACTCCCCTTAAGTATATTAATTGCAGAAGATAACCATACCAATCAACTTGTTGTTTCTGGTTTTCTAGCTAAACTTGGATATCAAGCTGCTATAGTAAATAATGGTAAAGAAGTTTTAGAAAGTTTGGAGCACAATTCCTATGATTTGATTTTGATGGATTGTCATATGCCAGAAATGGATGGGTTTGAAGCTACAAAAGAAATTCTATTAAAATATAAAGATTCAAAAATTCCTAGAATTATTGCACTTACAGCTAGTGCAATGAAAGAAGATATTGAACAGTGTTTTGCGAGTGGAATGAATGGCTTTTTAGGTAAGCCCATAACTATGCCTTCATTAATAGATATTATAAATAGATGCACATCAAATCAAACTCCACTTGAGATTGAAAACACCAAATTGACTGAAATAAAATCAACCCCAACGTCATTTAATAAAAAAGCGTTTTTAGGGAATTACTTAGGTATGGAAGATTTTTCAACAACAGTTATAATGGATTTTTTGATTGCAATTCCTAAACTTGTTTCCGCTGTCGAGACTTCTCTGCAAAATAAAGATCCTTATGCACTTGAGATCGCAGCCCATACGTTAGTAGGCGCACTTTCTAATTTTTTTGCAGAATCTGCAATTTCACTCGCTAAGAAACTGGAGAAAATGGGTCATGATAAAAGCATCGATAATTCAATGGAAATATTTCAAGAGTTGAGTTCTAAAATTTCGATACTTAAATATGAGCTTAGAGAACTCATAAATAAAGAAGATATATATGAGTGA